The nucleotide window CAAACATGGGGCCTAAAGTCTAAAACCTAAATAACTTAATACCTGCAGGGCAAGTTGCATTAGTTCTTAAAGCCTTTTTGTAGTATGCCAAAGCTGCTTTGTAATCTTTCTTGTTGAAAGAAATGCAAGCTTTTCCCAAGAGTGAAGGTATATTGTCAGGTGACTGGTTCAAAACAAAGTTGAATTGGGCATCAGCCTGATCCATTTTATCACCCTCTAACAAGCAGAGATATGCACGACCCAGCAAATGGTTCTAAATTTGAACCAAGATGTGACATAATATTGTTAATTCACTCAAACAGTTAGTATTACCTGATCATACATGATGATCTTGTCTGCAGTTGTGTAAAGATGGGTTGCTTTTGTGAAAAGTTCTCTTTTcttgtctttatttttttcacggtTTGCTTGCTGGACATAGTGAGCTGCTAAAGTGTCAAGGGCCTTCATTTGATCCTTTTCAGAATCTTTATAGTTCATATTAGATTCAGTGCGAGAGGCTTCTAACACCTTGACAAAATCAGCAATCTTATTTTGGTTGTTGTACTCCACCTTAGATGGGAGATAGAAGAACTAGTACAATGTAAATAAGATATGTAATTTAAGCTGTATTTTACTGCCAAGGTAACCCAAATATGAATTTGCGCATGTTCCTGTTTGAGAATCTGTATGACTTCGTCTCCATCAGGAAGCTGATCAAAGAACAGCTCAATAACCTAATGAACAGAGTAAACACATgcataaacaaaaacaaatcaaaaactgtTGTCTCCCAAAGTAAAAGAATGACTCGATGTAAATAATTACCTCGTCAGTATCCCGAAGAGGGATTTCGACGGAACCCATTTTGAGTCTTTTACGCAATTCGCCGAGAAATTTAGAACAACATTAACCGTATCTGGCCGTATGAGCTACCCAAAactgtgttttcttttccgcGACTCGTCGCAAAACTCAGCGTTGCACGAATTTTGGAAAACCAGCTAGTAAAGTAGTACTAAACAGCAATTTTTATACTACAAAACAACGCAACgcaattattatttattaatgATGTAATTATTATGAAAATCTGAGTAATCAAtgccataattttttttctaacaacGATAGAATTTTATCCAATAATTAAAGGACACGTTAATAAGATTATCTGGAAACGTGGAAAGTAAAGTCCAACAGTCAGTTTTCTGCTACATTTTACCGCAGTTTAGCAATGTATTCAAAACCAAAATCTCCATTACAAATTTGGAACAAATAATACTTTtgtttacaaaataaaatataaaccATCTTGTGGCATATCCATTGTCGGAATACGGAAAGCACGctaattttgtttgaaatctcTTATTGCCTGATGAAAGTGTGTGAAGCACAGTAGTTTCAAGAATGAATATTCCATATAAATGTCAATAAAGTGGCAATACAACCAGCATCAATCAAGCAAATTGTAagtcttgtttgttttaatttgaaactgaacataaattttttattgcatttgGACCAAgcaatagttttctttttggagaaTGGAAGGAACTAGAAAATTTCGGAGGAATTCAAATACAGATTCCAGTAGTCCACGGTGTTTTACTCGTAAGACATTGACAAGAGATAGTCCACCAAGTCCCACCAATGAACAACAGCAGAGATCCAGAAAAGTAGAGAAGTCAAAACAGCCTGATTCAACTCACATTATAGATGATCCAAACCTATCTGAAGACGACTCACCACCACCTGAAGAAATTAAGGAATCTGTCATTAAACATTTACCCCCAGTGACAAACAAGTCTCAATCAAAAGCACAGGAGGATGTATCACGGCCGAACTCTTTAATCTCTTATAATTTTCTAGTTCTACTGGTAGTTTTTGGTATTGCCTTATTACCAGTTTATTTCAGTGGTCATATATTGGGCTTCTGGTATTCTTACTCCAATGCTGGAAAGGACAAGATATCAGCCCCAGTGTATACTTCAAATCAAGCAATGGAATTACTTGATGAAATGGAGAACTCTTTTCCattgcaaaagaaagaaacatgGATAGGTTTCCTTTCTGCACTCAGTAGTGTTATAGAAGAGAAGCCATCCCAACCAGCTGTTGTTCTTCTTGTTGGCGGAAACACCCCAGCTATTACGCGTACCATGCAGTGTGTTGCCTTAGCTTTGGCTACTAACACCAATAAGCTACTTCGCACGACGAGCTCCACCGATACCAAATTCCCTGTAGTAACAGTCAAAGTTGATGAAATTATCGATGTCCGGCAACAGGAAGAAGCCATCAAGCAAGAACTCGATGTGCAAATCCATTCTATCCTTAACCAGTCTTTTTCAGTTGTGCTTGGACCTTTGGAGATGATCCCACCGCGAGCAGCCTTACTGTTGCACGGCTACTGCGACAACTTCATGGCTCCTTTCAAGAAAAGTGTAATCATCTTGACTGCTacctttgactctgataagcCGCTCAATCCAAAACAGGTTGAACGGAAACTTCACAACCTCTGGGATCCTGCATTAGGCCTAGACACATCCGCTTCTATTGTGTCAAGGGTAACCAACTACGTGGTTTTCATCCAACCAGAATCCGGCTCCACACAATGTACTGACATCGGTAGTGTTTAATTAGTTGAAGAACAATTTTGGGACAATAAACAgtgttataaaaaaatatatatatgtgtagATATTTATATAATGAAAGATAaggcagtttttttttcctatcgtttttgaaaaaataaaaaaaaataaaaataaaataaaaatattaaatatcCAGCGTCCTCACACCGCCACAAACTTTCACTGAAAGAAACTTTGACCGACGAATGGCATGAACATAACTTGAACGGGCAATCAACTTACCGATTTACCTTCCTCCTTTCATGGAATGAGTACCAACTAAAATATGGTAGCAGATAATGTGAACAGAATATTAAACATCAGTTGGTAGACTGGTTAGTGAAAGTAAAAGCTGTCCCGTTAAACGTGGGTTTCACCACGTTACAATTGTAAGACATCTCAAAGAACATAAATACCAACAGGCTTAATTCCCAATTCACTCGGAATAGCTTTTCGTGCCAAAAGGTAGGAAACGTGAGCTGGGtttaagtttttcttctaataagtaataatttttagtttgtatgGTTTAATGAAGCTAACTTAATGCTCATTTATAATTGTTTTCTGTCTTGTCTTTACAGAAGAAAACCCAAGATTATTTCAGTAATGCATGGATGGAGTCCAGCCTAAGTTTTTCTTACAGTCAATCCTATGCCAGATATTGAAACCTGATTgcttgaaaatatttgcaagCTAGTGACAATCAATATAtctttattaattttaatctTTTCGTTACCTTTTAGCATGCTAGTTGTCAGAGTTTATGGGGCGTTGTAAAATGTTAGATGCAAACGGTTCCGTTTCATCGCCAAGTGCCTTGTAAACCGTCATTTTCTCATACTGGAATCCAATTCGACAAAGGGACGTGAATCACGAATATAAATCCAAAATAGAAAGAACGCTATTTAGAATTTTAGTTGGCCATAATAATGAATTTTACCGGTAAAGAAGCACAGCAACGCCCACCAAAGGCCTCAATCAAGTGAAGACATAGATATCCAACTAAGCTCAAATAAAGCACCCCTCCTATTCCAAAGGCAGTGTAGATCGCCCAGTGCGGGGGCAGAGCGTCTTTGATGGTAACAACCACGAAAAACAGATTGATGCTGACTACAACAACCGCTAGTATAGTTAAGATAGTTTTGTTGAATCTAGAATGGATGAGGAACATAAAAATTACGTAATTATAGGATATGATGTTCTAAAAAGCTAAATCCGCCACACACAGACGTCTAGCTCTCTTGGAGCTACACCCAAGATTTTCAGCGCTCTCAGAATAGATCTTTGTTTAGAACTTACATTCCATTCACGAATTGGCCCATTATCTTTGAAGAACCTTttcgagaaaacaaaaatgcacaATACTTTTAATGCTTCGTAATTTCATATAAATAGAATTATACTTGTGAAAGTTAAAGTTGGAATCAAGGCAAAAGGTAGTTGTAAACTCATAACGGCATTGAGGTAGTCGTTTAAACCAGTCAACTGTTGAATGTCGGCAAAAATAGCCAAAAAAAGGGTTGGGGAGATGGCTATCGTCCGCGTAAGCAAAACACGTTTCCAACGGGCCCAATGTAAATTTAAGAACCCCTAAGGATTTTCTGTTATCATCATAAAGAAACATTTTCCTGCGTCacctgttttatttttacctcCATTACAAACTGGCCACTGTAAGTCCCCGTCATAGTAGAAGATTGGCCAGCGGCTAGAATTCCAACAGCCCAAATGTATCTGGCAGCGTCACCGTATTTGCAGCCCAAAAAGAGTCCAGCACGGTAAATATCAGCATCGACGGTTTCGTTATTGGCCTAAGTTGATATGGTATGGACGACATCGAGGAAATATTTGTCTATCAAAGAAATCACGTTCTCGCTTTTTAACTAAGACGTACCGGAAAAAATTCTTCGATTTCTCCTGCCGAGGAAGAGGACGTGCTGTTAGCACATAAATTTTGCTGAACGCAAAAGAAATTGCATAGCAGTTTTATGTTAAAGTGTTGCCAAggagaaaaagggaaatataCTTTACATAATTTAAACAGCGAAACTTACCACATCTTGATTGGTCTTGCCAAAGAGTCCGTAGGCGAACACGCAGAcgacaaaaatatttataatcAATGAAACCAGCAGAGCTATACATGACTCAATAAAGTAGTACATGTTGGCTTGTTGGACAGAATGCTTATCACTTCGGTTGACTTTGCGAGACTAGCAGTTTGACAAACATGGAAAGAGACAAAAGATGCCATTAGTGTGGACAGACCGAGACAGCCATTGAAGTTCTTCCGAATTAGCAAGTTTTCAGAGCTCAAATTGTAAAATACTTTGACCAGAGCAGAATGGAGAAATAGATTATGAGGCATAATGACAGCACCAACTATCCCAACAGCTCGAAGCACACCTTCAGGTCCGCATCCCGCACAACCTGGAACGAAGAGGCCTTTGATCACTTCGATTTGTGGTGGCGGATCGTGAATATACTGCAAACAGAAGATAAGGTTGATGAAACGCTCCCGATTCCAATTATTATTCAATTATTAAACACCAACTTCGTATCCGAATGTAACGGCCATTACGGTAATGAGAAATCcaaataaaaattccaattTGCGCAACCCATATTTGTCAAGGAGTAAGAAAGTGAAAGTGTCAAAAACTGTAATAAGCACACCACCCCAAATGGGAACTctgtaaacaaaacaaaatatgtgAATTATTTGCATAAATACTAACAGGTCATAAGAGAGAAACAAATTTGGACGAATAATTAAACTTACGCCTGGTCAGAAAGAATGTAAATCGCAAGTGCAGTTCCAATTACTTCTTGAATATCAGACCCAATAATTGCAATTTCCGTCATAATCCATAATATGATGCGTGGTGTTCTTGGGTATTGCTTGTAGCACATCTCGGCTAGATGTAGGCCTGTAACCATGCCCAATCGGATAGCTAACCTTTGCACCAGCAGTCCCATAATTGTGGCTGTCATCAGCACCCATAGTAACTGAAAAGAGTCATGTTAGTTAATGTTTGACGAAACATTTCAAttacacacaaacacacaaaaaaaagagataattCACTTTATAGCCAGCCACAACTCCAGACTGCAAATCTGACTCGATGTTACCAGGGTCTAAGTAAGCGATGCTCATCAAGAAACCTGGCCCGGTGAAAGCCCACAATGTACGAAAGCTGAATGATCCCTGTAAAGTATGAATCGTTAAAGTTACATGGGTTAACGGTGAAGGTAATTTTTAGCAAAACGTAGGTTACCTTTCCCAGTTCTGGGACAtcaattaatttttcataCGTCTCATTCTCAGGGGCGATGTCGTCCTCATTAACGAAAGCTAGATTAAGTTGGCCTTCTCTGTCATTCGAAGATGATTCGAAAGATTTTGGCACATTTGTTTCGGTTGGGTTGATGTTATTACTAGCTTGGCTGGCACGCCTGTCGTTAAAGGATGAAAGATTAACGGAATCCATTGTCGTGGAAAACGTTACGAGTCTATCTGTGAAAGCAGCAAAAATAAAGCTTTAATTGTTGATGCTGGTTTCCAGTTGTCTAATCCGCGTTTCAAATGCTTTGGTTCTTCACTCGGCTATAAAAAGTCGTATCAGCAATTTTATTTGATAGAGATTCTTAGCTCGACATGTCCTGACATTTTTTAGGGTAGTTGCGAAATATGGGTAGCATATGTTTATCCCGCCAAGTATCTCATCATAGGCCCTTTTTTACATTCTGAAAGAAGACACCAAAAACAAGTAAGGAGACCCATGTTTATAGGTAACGATGGGTATTACAAACTTTAATGCAGTCACTGAGGACGTGGTTTCAAGGTTTTTGGGAATGTTTCAACCGGAGTACCGTGCCGGGTTCTTGTCTAGAACTGACATATGCTGCAACAAAGAAAGGCATTGTGAGAAATAATCGTGCTGATATGTATACATGCTCAGTAGATCTGTTATACGtcatcaaaaatgaaatcctGTCGATATGTAAACACAGATAACAATGATATGATGTAGAGTACATACGTACGTACGTAgagtaaaaattaatttcataAAGACAAAAATTGAATATTCTATTCTAATAAAGTAAATTATAGTTATTTAGAATTGcaatataaaatgaaaactttttCCACATAAAAAAAGTGTAAGGTACCAGCACATACACTGCTGTTTGCTGAGATTATTAATGCATTcatatttattatttacaataaacaaaactaTTAATTGTACAGTATTTTGGTTTGGTTTcaaatacaagaaaattcaGGCTCACCTCATATGTCTGCTTAACAAGTTTGCCCTTACTGGGGAGGAAGAACTcttcaaaattgaaacaaatccTGTGACTGCTTTGCACTACACAGAATGATTTCCAGTGAAAAAGCTTCGTCACGTGTTATGACGTGTGTCGTGGTGTAGTAACAATTTTGCTGAATCTTGTTCTAACTTATAACTAGATCTTTTCGGGCAGTAAACCTAATGATTAAACTTTGTTTTACTGTTTCTCGGTAAGTATATTCCAAACGTTACACAATGTAGTACTTGCAACCATTGCCGTGCAGTTCCACAGAAATGTCTGTTTTCAATCAGGAAAATGCGGGTACTTGGAAAAACGTATAAAAACCCACAtacatttcttattttattttaattatattatttttcaacgttttttgtttgtttaatgggTACGATCTGAAAACAATCAGCGCCAACAAATACACCTGAAACAACACTAACACCAACAGCACGAACTTTTTGAACCTACGTCGTCTGTAAGTAACAATTCATTGCAGACTAAATTAACTTCAGGAGAaacggaaagagaaaaaattaaaatcataCGGGGGCCgtataattttaattttttctctaCCCGCATAATACGGGTCAAGAGACATTATGTGCAATGCtgacaagacgtgcatagcacaataccttcgtgtaaattaaatctggaattgtgaaacaaaatgatggtgaaaacgagccgcgttcattggtggctgttgaaggtgcgtgcgacgatccgctgccgagattggcgtgcatgtttgtaaacttttgtttggttttcttggaaaatggagcagttagGCCCTGGTTCATTGCTTGACCCCTCGCTGACCTTCttcccttcttgtatttttagatgttttttaatcatgacgggttgggcaccgttcgatgcgttggctcacgctgattccggcagtatgaatgtcagcgctagcaacggtaccgttcgggagttatgatttttttcccGTTCACACCAcctccccgactcccacaagtgcctggctcgtctatcccattgcgtccaacccccatgggattttttctatccaaatattttttcggtcacgaatgatcacgaaaccggtatcattggatgcggctcgtcgagctcgttccgatggtgaaggtcccgccgtgatcggatacaccgttcggccgcaaacgatttttaaagctcgaaaaatgatgatgggcctctacctccACCTCATTCTATTtagaattcgacgtcaaaagcgcagccgctttcgaaaatatttttcgaaaaaagcccgttaaaaatttttaaaaatacatagcggctgaacggtgcgtcggatcgcgaaaatttttcgacagctgagatcgcgtgattgcgctctatccagcggtacccgatgaggagccgtgcgaccgctcgcttccggtagctgactcggccggtttcggcatgtccgattttcacgcggatttcacggtccagctgctcctgcccggcttaatttgtcattttcccattcgtagggcgatccgagttcacgtacaaaagttattcacggtcaaacatggcgacagtgcgctaaaatttcagcggaaaaaagcccgtttcccggaattttgtaaacggttcttatgaattttgccgcctttttcccggaatttctccggaacccggttttggtctggctgcagctccttccccccccccccccccccccccccccccccccccccccccctcttttctccccctttttttttttctattgtaaattaatcgggcataaatctaataccttcggtaatattaaaatactaaagtatttcaatatttacactcagggataAATTTACGTAGAATGTATTTCTGTATGCCTAGATAAATGCAAGCTCTTTCAAGCAGAACAACTAGACGGCATACAGCATCTGTCTCTAACCCAGTTACCATTCTCAAAAATACACAATGCTAAAAATTCCTGATGAAGTCATTCGTACAAGCATGGGGGGAATATTTGAAGAACAAATTAGCTGATAGCTCTCATGGGGGAAAAAGAATGTTGCATTGATTTTCTGATATTATTCAGgcttattaaaaattctgtGAAAACAAAACGACAAGTCATTCACATTCCGTTGTACGCAGGCCCACCGCCACCCTCAGGGGCGACCCAATTGATGTTCTGACTGGGGTCCTTGATATCACATGTCTTacagtgaatacaattttGAGCACTTATTTGGAACTTCTTACTCTGCCCGTCCTCCGTTGGCACGTATTCGTAAACACCTGGaacaagaatgaattaaaatcGAGAGCAAAGTTGTTGCAATGGCGATAGATTAGTTACCAGCGGGACAAAAGCGACCCTCTGGGCCATCATACACAGCAAGATTTTGTTTGACTTGTACTGTGTCGTCCATCAATGTTAAATGAGGTGGTTGATCACCTTCGTGATTCGTTCCCGTTAACGCAACTGAAGTCAACAGATCAAAAGTTATTTTCCCATCAGGCTTTGGATAGTCAACCGGCTGGCATTGTGCAGCGGGTTTTAGCTTTCGATGGTCAGCAcctaaaaattcaaaattgtcGATGTTTATAAACTACACAACCTATTAAGTCATCTATGCCTCTGCTTTCAGGCAACTTTTCTTACCGTGATGTGTAAATGTCCAAGGCTCTTTCCCTCGACCAAGTACGTAAAATAGCCCAGTGTACATAAGCCCACCATATAAACCAAGAGATGAACTGAAAGAAGGCCTCACATTTCTGACGCTCTGGAGTTCTTTCCAAACGCAGCTGTTCCGAATTCGCTCTTCGTAGACTACTGGGTTTACACCGACCGTTTCTTGTTTAATATCACTGCTAAtggtatcaaatatactctcGGCCGCTAACATGGCACTCTTCATTGCATTGTGTGTTCCCTTGATTTTGGGAACATTCATAAACCCAGGCGAACAGCCAACCAAGCAACCTCCTGGGAAAGTCAATTTGGGAATTGACTGTAAACCTCCTTCATTAAGGGCCCGAGCGCCATAACCAATCCTAGAACAAGACGTCAGTTTAATTCATTTACAGGTGATGATTCATGGACGTACCTTTTTGCTCCTTCAAGCAATGGCTTGACGGAAGGGTGAAGTTTCCATCGCTGGAATTCTTTGTATGGACTGATAAACGGATTGCGGTAATCGAGCCCAATCACAAGGCCCATAGCTATAAGGGGCGTCTTACTTTCGTCCGTAACGTGGTAAAGAAACGATCCACCATATGTTGTTCGCTCCTACGGAATGTAAGAAAATGAGATGTTGCCCAATTGAAACGTTATTACGATAAATACCAATGGCCAACCGACGGTATGTTCTATCCTTCCAGGATGATGCTTTGCAGGGTCTATTTCCCATAGCTCTTTTAACCCAATGGCATATGTTTGAGGTTCACATTCTGTGCGTAGATTGAATTTTTTGTAAAGCATTTTGGCTAAATGACCATGACAACCCTCAGCAAAAATTGTGCATTTTGCATGTAATTCCATGCCACGAGCAAACGTGTCCTAAGGATTAAAGGGATTTGcgttgtagaaaaatgaaacgaaaaaagattTCGAAAGATTTTTATAAATGTGGGGGGCTCACTTTAGGAGATCCATCTTTTGCGATTCCAACATCGTTAGTAGCGATGCCTTTAACACTTCCATCTTCGTGGTAGAGTATTTCAGATGCTGCTATGCCAGGGTAAATTTCAACACCCAATTCTTCTGCTTGTGAACCCAACCACTGGACAAAATGGCCCAGCCTCACAATCATGTTTCCATGGTTGTGCATTGGCATACCTGCATAAAGATAAACCTCTTGTCTCATTTACAGTACTGTAATTATTTTAATGTCATATAGTACCGGGCAATATTGGCAATGGAATCCTATAGTTTTCTGTTAAAAGTGCAAATTTGTCCTCTGTAACTGGGGTGTGAAGGGGAGCCCCACGTTCTTTCCAGTCAGGAATTAATTCATTCAAAGGACCAAGTTCCAAACATGCTCCAGATAGTGTATGTCCACCTAAGTGAGAGAACACCTATTACATAAGATTTATCTCATGGTTAATTTCAACCAACTGAGGTTACCTATTTCTGCAGCTTTCTCAACAACACAtattctcatttctttttcatgcaGAGCAGCAAGCTGTTTCAGTCGTATTGCAGCAGACATACCAGCAGGTCCACcaccaacaataacaacatCAACCTCATCCACTGCTCTTTCCATATCCACACCTGATAACAACAAAATCTGTGCAGTTGACTGACCTAACTTACATAAAATTAGCTCAACTAACATACCCTCCCATCTTGGATCTTTTTCTCGCGGATGGACTGTGTAATGGGTCGTAATTTTAGGAAAAGACTGCTCTGTCCACGAATACAAACgtttaaaaaccaaacagCCATTTTGACCTAAATCAAAAGGTTGATAGAATGCAATAACGAAGGTGAATTTTTATAATAACGATTTACCTCTGTTAAAGGCTCGTAAAACAAAGCCGTGGACCATTTTCGTTAACAACCTGATGGCAACACAAACAACTGTAAACTGCTGGGTAAATCGTAAGCTGATAAATAAGCAGACGACGCTTAGTCAACATTTTTGGGCAATTTCAGCCACGGGGGAAAACAATGCCTATTGATCCTGTATAGGAGGAGTGGTCAAGAATGGAGTTTTCGGAGCTAAAATTCCCAACTCCCATGACGAAAGTTTTCAACGACGAGAAAACATAATATACTGGACTGCAGTGGGACGACAAATGTCTGTCCACACAAACTCTGGCGTACGTGACGCTTGGATAGACGAGGAGAAGATACGGAAATCTATATATGGGACATCTCACGTCCGCCTCAGCTATATAACAGTACGTAATCTCGAGGTCATGGAGAACAGGAATGCGTTAACATTACGTTCAACAACTTTCTATCCATATAAAGTGTTGTTAGAAACCTCGACTAACATAAGGTGCCTCATAGTAGTTCAATTACTAACACACATCGGGCAGGCAATTTTTCAGTTACGTACTACCGTACGTACAAACGAAACGGGAAAACTGGTAGGTTTCACGCCACCAGATGGCGTCAACAATGAGATTGCACTCTTTCACGCTGTATATTTTGCCCTATCCATTTGGTTGTTGTCGTAAGCATCATGTCACGatgatttccgtaattttaCAAATCAAATATTATTTGTGAACTGATTAGCATTCTGAACAACatgtaaaatttattgaagTTTGTGGAAAGGAAGTGTATTACTGATTAAGTTCGattgaaattttgaaaataaaacaaaatgtaccaaatttcaaacaacGAGTTTGCGATTCTTAGCCGATTTCCATATCAATAAACGAAAAACCAAAGATCAAAGATTTTTCTACAAGTCTAAAAAGTCAACAAAAAACTATTCACAATGAAGAATTTTTCTGGCATTGTTTCCTGGATGGTGTCGTTAATAGGTATTGAACTTGTTGACGATGAGCAACCCTCTTTGGAAAACCCAGACTTGGTTACAAATGCAGTGGAACCGGAACCCAACCACATCCGACCGTCTGTACCGTACGATCCAAACTTTCGGTTCATACCGATACCCCTGCCACCAGATCGCCCAAAATCTAAGGAAAACAGGCACACGGTCATCCATATGCCCGACGAATCGAGTGACGAACCAGACTCCTATGTCCGTTACGACTCTTCGTCGGGACGAGCCGATACTTCAGGCATCGAGGCATACTGGAACCGCcaacccccaaaaaatttCATACCGCCACCACCGTATTGGCCACCCGTTTCATACGTGCCACCACCTCCGCCAGAGCATGTAGAGGCTGTCAGGTACCAACCTCCAGTGAAAGAACCTGCGGCCCAAAAAGAAGACGAGGTTCTCATACACCTTCGGAAATCTTTGGAAACCTCAGACTTGGTTACAAATGCAGTGGCACCGGAATCCAACTCTAGGCGACCGTCTGTACCGTACGATCCAAACTTTCAGTTCATACCGATACCCCTGCCACCAGATCGCACAAAATCTAAGGAAAACAGGCACAAGGTCATCCATATGCCCGACGAATCCAATGACGAACCAGACTCCTATGTCCGTTACGACTCTTCGTCGGGACGAGCCGATACTTCAGGCATCGAGGCATACTGGAACCGACCgcccaaaaaaaatttcataccGCCACCACCGGATTTGCCGCCCGTTTCGTACGTGCCACCCACTCCGCCAGAGCATGTAGAGGCT belongs to Daphnia magna isolate NIES linkage group LG1, ASM2063170v1.1, whole genome shotgun sequence and includes:
- the LOC123470635 gene encoding electron transfer flavoprotein-ubiquinone oxidoreductase, mitochondrial-like — its product is MVHGFVLRAFNRGQNGCLVFKRLYSWTEQSFPKITTHYTVHPREKDPRWEGVDMERAVDEVDVVIVGGGPAGMSAAIRLKQLAALHEKEMRICVVEKAAEIGGHTLSGACLELGPLNELIPDWKERGAPLHTPVTEDKFALLTENYRIPLPILPGMPMHNHGNMIVRLGHFVQWLGSQAEELGVEIYPGIAASEILYHEDGSVKGIATNDVGIAKDGSPKDTFARGMELHAKCTIFAEGCHGHLAKMLYKKFNLRTECEPQTYAIGLKELWEIDPAKHHPGRIEHTVGWPLERTTYGGSFLYHVTDESKTPLIAMGLVIGLDYRNPFISPYKEFQRWKLHPSVKPLLEGAKRIGYGARALNEGGLQSIPKLTFPGGCLVGCSPGFMNVPKIKGTHNAMKSAMLAAESIFDTISSDIKQETVGVNPVVYEERIRNSCVWKELQSVRNVRPSFSSSLGLYGGLMYTGLFYVLGRGKEPWTFTHHGADHRKLKPAAQCQPVDYPKPDGKITFDLLTSVALTGTNHEGDQPPHLTLMDDTVQVKQNLAVYDGPEGRFCPAGVYEYVPTEDGQSKKFQISAQNCIHCKTCDIKDPSQNINWVAPEGGGGPAYNGM